In a genomic window of Cytobacillus sp. FSL H8-0458:
- a CDS encoding YiaA/YiaB family inner membrane protein produces the protein MQKYRRRNTPAFTFLAYFTLIAGVGLFLIGLYNADMELNEKGYYIAVMLLVAVGSILTQKVTRDNAEDAEIMAEQERRSAKIEQ, from the coding sequence ATGCAAAAGTATAGAAGGAGAAACACGCCAGCCTTTACATTTTTAGCATACTTTACACTGATTGCCGGCGTTGGGCTGTTTCTGATCGGACTTTACAATGCTGATATGGAGCTTAATGAAAAAGGGTATTACATTGCCGTCATGCTTCTGGTGGCGGTCGGGTCCATTCTGACTCAGAAAGTGACAAGGGACAATGCCGAAGATGCGGAAATCATGGCAGAGCAGGAGCGCAGATCAGCTAAAATTGAGCAATAA